One genomic window of Maribacter aquivivus includes the following:
- a CDS encoding IclR family transcriptional regulator, whose product MNKTKPNLKSEYNVPNLERGLLVIELLATKKSGLTLAEITETLSLTKTSAFRVVSTLIFKNYLQKNETTKKITLSRKMLSLGISSMTEQSIVEMSIDVMRALRDELKESVMLGILLGDKGTILEQVSSSYPVKLFVEQGTQFSLHSSVGGKCILSYLPKEESDEILKKITLTKFTKNTITSKKDFRNTLKEVKKNGFAIDNGEDIQGIHCIGAPIFNESGYPVAALWITAPHGRLPHEEFDAKGKIIAQYALDISIKLGYISQ is encoded by the coding sequence ATGAACAAGACTAAGCCAAATTTAAAATCAGAGTATAATGTACCAAATCTTGAAAGAGGTCTATTGGTTATTGAGTTATTGGCTACAAAAAAAAGCGGACTCACTTTAGCTGAAATTACCGAAACTTTATCTTTAACAAAAACTTCGGCATTTAGGGTCGTTAGCACGTTAATTTTCAAGAACTACTTACAAAAAAACGAAACTACCAAAAAGATAACACTATCTAGAAAAATGCTTTCTTTAGGCATATCTTCCATGACAGAGCAAAGCATCGTAGAAATGTCTATTGATGTTATGCGTGCCTTAAGAGATGAATTGAAAGAATCTGTTATGTTGGGTATTTTATTAGGAGATAAAGGCACTATTTTAGAACAAGTATCTTCTTCTTATCCAGTAAAATTATTTGTAGAACAGGGTACCCAATTCAGTTTACATAGCTCTGTAGGTGGTAAATGCATACTATCATATTTACCAAAAGAAGAGTCTGATGAAATTTTAAAAAAAATTACTCTTACTAAATTCACAAAAAACACCATTACTTCTAAAAAAGATTTTAGAAACACCCTTAAAGAGGTTAAAAAAAATGGATTTGCGATTGATAACGGCGAAGACATACAAGGTATTCATTGTATAGGAGCACCTATTTTTAATGAATCAGGGTATCCGGTGGCAGCGCTTTGGATCACAGCACCCCATGGTAGACTACCTCATGAAGAATTCGATGCCAAAGGAAAAATCATAGCACAATATGCGCTTGACATCTCAATAAAATTAGGCTATATCTCACAATAG
- a CDS encoding glycoside hydrolase family 117 protein has protein sequence MKKNIIRLLSIMCLFIFTACSETIKTEKETATVEQKIVITDELIDELGITNRDSLSAASKRALQWPQDLGNEWFIQFSDLKPLKGDLAYEEGVVRRDPSAVIKENGKYYVWYSKSVGPSQGFGGDIENEKVFPWDRCDIWYATSEDGETWKEEGLAVARGEKGTYDDRSVFTVEIMKFEDKYYLCYQTVKSPYNVRVKNQVGLAWSNSPNGPWTKSEEPILSPADNGVWKGEEQNRFLVEKKGDFDSHKVHDPCIIPYKGKFYLYYKGEQMGEKITFGGRQIRHGVAIADNPLGPYVKSPYNPISNSGHEICVWPYNDGIAALITTDGPEKNTIQWSPDGINFEIMSVIPGVSAHAIGLDRSADNEKEPTEILRWGLSHIYNNGDYQSIMSFTSERKTTHAAKGEKAK, from the coding sequence ATGAAAAAAAATATCATAAGATTATTATCAATAATGTGTTTGTTCATCTTTACGGCATGTTCCGAAACTATAAAAACCGAAAAAGAAACAGCGACGGTAGAACAAAAAATAGTCATTACAGATGAGCTGATAGATGAATTAGGTATTACCAACCGAGACTCATTAAGTGCAGCTTCAAAGAGGGCGTTACAATGGCCTCAAGATTTAGGAAATGAATGGTTTATTCAATTTTCTGATCTTAAACCTTTAAAGGGTGACCTTGCTTACGAAGAAGGCGTTGTACGTAGAGACCCTAGTGCCGTTATTAAAGAAAATGGCAAATATTACGTTTGGTATAGCAAAAGTGTGGGACCATCTCAAGGTTTTGGTGGTGACATTGAAAATGAAAAAGTTTTCCCATGGGATCGCTGCGATATTTGGTATGCAACTTCTGAAGATGGTGAAACCTGGAAAGAAGAAGGGTTAGCGGTAGCAAGAGGCGAAAAGGGAACTTATGATGATCGCTCCGTGTTTACAGTAGAAATCATGAAATTTGAAGACAAATATTATTTATGCTACCAAACAGTAAAATCCCCGTATAATGTTAGAGTCAAAAATCAAGTAGGATTGGCTTGGTCTAATTCTCCAAACGGACCATGGACCAAAAGCGAAGAACCAATACTAAGTCCGGCAGACAATGGTGTTTGGAAAGGAGAAGAACAAAACAGATTTCTAGTCGAGAAAAAAGGAGACTTTGATAGTCATAAAGTACATGACCCATGCATAATACCTTACAAAGGTAAATTCTATTTGTATTACAAAGGAGAACAAATGGGGGAAAAAATCACTTTTGGTGGTAGACAAATTCGTCACGGAGTTGCCATTGCAGATAACCCATTGGGTCCTTATGTAAAATCACCTTACAACCCAATTAGTAATAGCGGACACGAAATTTGTGTATGGCCTTATAATGATGGTATTGCAGCTTTAATTACTACTGATGGTCCTGAAAAAAACACAATTCAATGGTCTCCAGATGGTATTAATTTTGAGATAATGTCTGTAATTCCTGGAGTTTCTGCACACGCTATAGGCTTAGATAGATCAGCTGACAATGAAAAAGAGCCAACCGAAATTTTACGTTGGGGTCTTTCACATATTTATAATAATGGCGATTACCAAAGCATTATGAGCTTTACATCTGAAAGAAAAACTACGCATGCCGCAAAAGGAGAAAAAGCAAAATAA
- a CDS encoding 2Fe-2S iron-sulfur cluster-binding protein, with protein sequence MAKITFVTSDNETIITEATTGSVMELAVQNKVKGIDGDCGGVCSCATCHVHVEPAFWDKVGAPSQLESDMLEFDDNVSEYSRLCCQIDVSDAIDGVVLNVAK encoded by the coding sequence ATGGCAAAAATAACATTTGTAACAAGCGATAACGAAACCATTATTACGGAGGCTACTACAGGTAGTGTAATGGAACTTGCAGTACAGAATAAGGTTAAAGGAATTGATGGTGATTGTGGAGGAGTATGCTCTTGTGCAACTTGCCATGTTCATGTTGAACCTGCGTTTTGGGACAAAGTTGGAGCACCTAGCCAATTAGAAAGTGACATGCTAGAATTTGATGATAATGTTAGCGAATACAGTCGCCTTTGTTGCCAAATAGATGTTTCAGATGCAATTGATGGGGTGGTTTTAAATGTTGCCAAATAA
- a CDS encoding AraC family transcriptional regulator: MKAQFEKINSKQSALYAFVYEDVEFDAPWHFHPEYELTYIVKGKGMRYVGNSIQNFEEGDFVLIGANLPHCWKNTDLHIGNVKSVVFQWNDLFLGENWFQKEEFYQINLLLKKAAKGILFHSYSSKKTAKRLMAIIEKKPLDRLLSFLQLLEELALVNSIELLTTTSFSPNLNLKANNRIDVVYDYVEKNYHSKIKLDDVSTLVSMSNEAFCRFFKKSLNKSFFTFINEYRINLASKMLIETNKQVSQIAYDCGYESLPFFYRQFQKYMNCSPKVFKNQYLKMNS, encoded by the coding sequence ATGAAAGCACAATTTGAAAAGATAAATTCTAAGCAAAGTGCATTATATGCGTTTGTTTATGAGGATGTTGAGTTTGATGCGCCTTGGCATTTTCACCCAGAATATGAACTAACTTACATTGTAAAAGGGAAAGGGATGAGGTACGTAGGTAACAGCATTCAAAACTTCGAAGAAGGTGATTTTGTTTTAATAGGTGCAAATTTGCCGCATTGCTGGAAAAACACAGATTTACATATTGGGAATGTGAAGTCGGTTGTTTTTCAATGGAATGATTTGTTTTTAGGGGAGAATTGGTTTCAAAAAGAAGAGTTTTATCAAATTAATTTATTGTTGAAAAAGGCTGCGAAAGGAATATTGTTTCATTCGTATTCCTCAAAAAAAACAGCAAAGAGATTAATGGCTATTATAGAGAAAAAACCCTTAGACAGATTATTGAGTTTTTTACAATTACTAGAAGAATTGGCATTGGTAAATTCAATCGAGTTATTAACGACTACCAGTTTCTCGCCAAATCTTAATTTAAAAGCGAACAATAGAATTGATGTAGTGTACGATTATGTGGAGAAGAACTATCATTCTAAAATAAAATTAGATGATGTATCTACTTTGGTATCTATGAGTAATGAAGCGTTTTGCCGTTTTTTTAAAAAATCGCTTAACAAGTCATTTTTTACCTTTATAAATGAATACCGTATTAACCTTGCCAGTAAAATGCTAATTGAAACAAACAAACAAGTAAGCCAAATTGCTTACGATTGTGGATATGAAAGTCTGCCTTTTTTTTACAGACAATTTCAAAAATATATGAATTGTTCACCAAAGGTTTTTAAAAATCAATATTTGAAAATGAATTCATAA
- a CDS encoding NAD(P)/FAD-dependent oxidoreductase, whose translation MSTKTSNKICVVIGASHAGVNFAFALRKEGWEGDIILFDRDPEFPYHRPPLSKAYLTSEEGTQQDLLFPKQNYETDKITLKLGKTISSINRKEKSITVSDGLVQKYDKLVLSTGARPFIPPIKGLNSAKNVFAMRTAEDALNIRKSLNKDRNKVIIIGGGYIGLETAAALSKLDASVTVLEREERVLSRVTAPEMSTYFKELHHKHGVSVLSNKNVTSVDFNNGINEVQCDDNSSYKADIIIVGVGIKVNTELAEEAGLEIENGIKVDANCKTNDPNIYALGDCTFHFNPHYKKYIRLESVQNAVDQAKIAAKSICGEAVAYDSIPWFWSDQYDVKLQMVGLSQGYNQTIKRIETDRDNCQSVWYFKDDELLAVDAINNAKAYMLGTRFIQKNQKIDKLKLSDVSIAITPTSFI comes from the coding sequence ATGTCTACCAAAACATCAAATAAAATTTGTGTCGTAATCGGTGCAAGTCACGCTGGAGTAAATTTTGCTTTCGCCTTACGAAAAGAAGGTTGGGAAGGTGATATTATTTTATTTGATCGCGACCCAGAATTTCCATATCACAGACCGCCTTTATCTAAAGCATACTTAACAAGTGAAGAAGGTACTCAGCAAGATTTGCTCTTTCCGAAACAAAATTATGAGACTGATAAGATTACCCTTAAATTAGGTAAAACCATCAGCTCAATTAACCGTAAAGAAAAAAGCATCACTGTTTCTGATGGTTTGGTTCAGAAGTATGACAAATTAGTTCTCTCTACAGGAGCACGCCCCTTTATACCACCAATAAAAGGACTGAACAGCGCAAAAAATGTTTTTGCAATGCGAACGGCAGAAGATGCTCTTAATATTAGAAAATCTCTCAACAAAGACCGCAACAAAGTAATTATTATAGGTGGTGGGTACATTGGTCTAGAAACTGCTGCTGCTTTAAGTAAACTAGATGCTTCGGTAACGGTATTGGAACGCGAAGAACGTGTTCTTTCTCGTGTTACCGCTCCAGAAATGTCTACCTATTTTAAAGAGTTACATCATAAACATGGCGTATCGGTTTTATCAAATAAAAATGTAACATCTGTTGATTTTAACAATGGCATCAATGAAGTTCAATGCGATGATAACTCTAGCTATAAAGCAGATATCATCATTGTTGGCGTAGGCATTAAAGTAAATACTGAATTAGCCGAAGAAGCTGGTTTAGAAATTGAAAACGGAATTAAAGTTGATGCCAACTGCAAAACCAATGACCCAAACATATATGCTTTAGGTGATTGTACTTTTCATTTTAATCCACATTACAAAAAATATATTAGATTAGAATCTGTACAAAACGCTGTAGACCAAGCAAAAATTGCTGCAAAATCTATTTGTGGCGAAGCTGTAGCATATGACTCCATACCTTGGTTTTGGTCTGATCAATATGATGTAAAATTACAAATGGTGGGTTTATCACAGGGTTATAATCAAACTATTAAGAGAATAGAAACAGATAGAGATAACTGCCAATCTGTTTGGTATTTTAAGGATGATGAATTACTTGCTGTTGATGCCATAAATAATGCAAAAGCTTATATGTTAGGTACTAGATTTATTCAAAAAAATCAAAAAATTGACAAGCTTAAACTTTCAGATGTTTCAATAGCCATAACCCCTACTAGTTTTATCTAA
- a CDS encoding UDP-glucose--hexose-1-phosphate uridylyltransferase yields MKSELENAPHRRLNILTGEWILVSPHRTKRPWQGKIESSEKREKINYDSECFLCPTNARMNGEPNPNYKNTLVFKNDFGALLNDTPLFNYTDGLLHAEGESGICKVICFSPNHSLTIPDMEVNDIIKVVETWQNEFTELGNLKHINYVQIFENKGAIMGCSNPHPHGQIWAQHSIPTEIEKKTTTQKNFYKKESTSLLSKYIDQELSIGTRIISENKSFVTLVPFWAVWPYEAMIIPKRQMANIASLNATEREDFAQQLKTLTQKYDALFNCSFPYSSGIHQAPTNGDNYEEWHWHMSFYPPLLRSATVKKFMVGYEMFAMAQRDITPEMAAEKLKSL; encoded by the coding sequence ATGAAATCTGAATTAGAGAACGCTCCACATAGAAGACTTAATATACTTACTGGTGAGTGGATCTTGGTATCACCACATAGAACCAAAAGACCATGGCAAGGCAAAATAGAATCTTCTGAAAAAAGGGAAAAAATCAATTACGATTCTGAATGTTTTCTATGCCCTACTAATGCCCGAATGAATGGTGAACCTAACCCCAATTACAAGAACACATTAGTTTTTAAAAATGATTTCGGTGCTCTTCTAAACGATACGCCATTGTTCAATTATACTGATGGCTTACTACACGCTGAAGGTGAGAGTGGTATTTGCAAGGTTATTTGCTTCTCGCCCAACCATTCTTTAACAATTCCTGATATGGAGGTTAATGATATTATTAAAGTAGTAGAGACATGGCAAAACGAATTTACTGAACTGGGCAATTTAAAGCATATTAATTACGTACAGATTTTCGAAAATAAAGGGGCGATCATGGGTTGTAGTAACCCCCACCCCCACGGTCAAATTTGGGCGCAACATTCAATACCCACAGAAATTGAAAAAAAGACGACAACACAAAAAAACTTCTATAAAAAAGAAAGTACCAGCTTACTAAGTAAATACATTGATCAAGAACTAAGTATTGGTACTCGTATTATATCAGAAAATAAAAGCTTTGTTACACTTGTACCCTTTTGGGCAGTTTGGCCTTATGAAGCTATGATTATTCCAAAAAGGCAAATGGCTAATATAGCAAGTTTAAATGCCACTGAAAGAGAAGACTTTGCCCAACAATTAAAAACATTGACTCAAAAATACGACGCATTGTTTAACTGTTCTTTTCCTTATTCGTCAGGCATACACCAAGCGCCAACCAATGGTGATAATTACGAAGAATGGCATTGGCATATGAGTTTTTACCCACCATTATTACGATCTGCAACTGTAAAAAAATTTATGGTAGGTTATGAAATGTTTGCCATGGCACAGCGTGATATTACACCAGAAATGGCTGCAGAAAAACTAAAATCCCTATAA
- the galK gene encoding galactokinase gives MKEIEFNSKKWDLIIDSPGRINIIGEHTDYNNGFVLPTAIDKKIQLKFNKNNSATTCNIHSRNFNANLTFELDNISVSENQWENYVLGVIYELQQLTNKLKGFDCILDSDIPVGSGISSSAALECGIAYGLNELFELKLTKQEIVALSQRAEHNYVGTKCGIMDQFSSVMSKLGHVILLDCKSLDYEYVPITIAPYRILLLNTNVSHNLASSEYNVRRSQCEEAVAIIREKYNTVSSLRDVSITILSEFKNELSEDVFNRCTYIIEEKERVLKSVKALKESSLHQLGKLMFETHHGLQHLYDVSCPELNYLVDFSKCYDNVIGSRMMGGGFGGCTINLIHEDAVDHFIEEATNAYYNKFNIKLTAFEAMPSEGTSINTNNLY, from the coding sequence ATGAAAGAAATAGAATTTAACTCAAAAAAATGGGATTTAATTATCGACTCTCCCGGTAGAATAAATATTATTGGCGAGCACACTGATTACAATAATGGCTTTGTACTACCTACAGCTATTGATAAAAAAATTCAACTCAAATTCAATAAAAATAATAGTGCTACTACGTGCAATATTCATAGCCGCAATTTTAATGCAAATCTAACTTTTGAACTTGATAATATTAGCGTAAGCGAAAACCAATGGGAAAACTATGTACTGGGTGTTATATACGAACTACAGCAGTTGACCAATAAGCTGAAAGGTTTCGATTGTATTTTAGATAGTGACATACCGGTAGGATCTGGCATTAGCTCTTCGGCCGCTTTAGAATGTGGAATTGCATACGGACTCAACGAACTCTTCGAATTGAAACTCACAAAACAAGAAATCGTAGCATTATCTCAACGTGCAGAACATAATTACGTGGGTACAAAATGTGGTATCATGGATCAATTCAGCTCAGTAATGAGCAAATTAGGACATGTAATCTTGTTAGATTGTAAATCTCTTGATTATGAATACGTTCCCATAACCATCGCTCCTTATAGAATTCTTTTATTGAATACCAATGTTTCACACAATTTAGCTTCTAGCGAGTATAATGTTCGTCGCAGTCAGTGCGAAGAAGCAGTAGCTATTATTCGAGAAAAATATAATACCGTAAGCTCTTTACGTGATGTTTCTATAACCATTTTATCTGAATTTAAAAATGAACTTTCTGAAGATGTTTTTAATCGCTGTACCTATATCATTGAAGAAAAAGAACGCGTTTTAAAATCAGTTAAAGCCTTAAAAGAATCATCCCTTCACCAATTAGGAAAATTAATGTTTGAGACGCACCACGGTCTACAACACCTTTATGATGTAAGCTGCCCAGAACTTAATTATTTAGTAGATTTCTCTAAATGTTATGATAATGTAATTGGATCTAGAATGATGGGTGGTGGTTTTGGTGGTTGCACCATAAATCTAATACATGAAGATGCGGTAGACCATTTTATTGAAGAAGCCACCAATGCATATTATAATAAATTCAATATTAAATTGACCGCTTTCGAAGCAATGCCTAGTGAAGGTACTAGTATCAATACCAACAATTTATATTAA
- a CDS encoding cytochrome P450 — MDKSKFLDPFEKERIEKGFGKMDDQGEEVTMVLGHKDVRKCAHNAKTYQSGAAPGRIVIPSEENIRDIRQIPFEVDPPLHKGFRDILDPWFKRPLEEEYTTKLKNQIQSLVKEVLKRDSLDIVSEFALPLQSRALTLLLNTPYAQAETWISWGTHVFRSEGSALDADKANILYDYIDKEIERASAAPTDDLYSVLLASEANGKKLTKEEVKGVIILTFAGGRDTVINAVTNSISYFSEHPESLERLRNEPEILNNTIEELIRYFSPLTQMGRITTEDTTVCEHALKADSKISLCWASANRDANVFENANEIVIDRKINPHVAFGFGTHNCLGATHARQILKILISTLLDEVKSIDILDYKENIEDLGHFKRKVGFDSLHVKFNS; from the coding sequence ATGGATAAGAGCAAGTTTCTAGACCCTTTTGAAAAGGAAAGAATTGAAAAAGGATTTGGCAAGATGGACGATCAGGGTGAAGAAGTCACCATGGTATTAGGTCATAAAGATGTTAGAAAGTGTGCACATAATGCAAAAACCTATCAATCTGGAGCTGCACCTGGGCGAATCGTTATTCCATCCGAAGAAAATATAAGAGATATACGTCAGATTCCGTTTGAAGTAGACCCTCCATTACACAAAGGGTTTAGAGATATTTTAGACCCGTGGTTTAAACGACCTTTAGAGGAAGAATATACCACAAAGCTTAAGAATCAAATTCAATCTTTAGTCAAAGAGGTTTTAAAAAGGGACTCTTTAGATATTGTTAGTGAATTTGCTTTACCATTACAATCACGAGCATTAACCCTTTTATTAAACACACCATACGCACAAGCTGAAACATGGATCTCATGGGGCACACATGTTTTTAGAAGTGAAGGCTCTGCTTTAGATGCTGACAAGGCTAACATTTTGTATGATTATATTGACAAGGAAATTGAAAGAGCAAGTGCTGCCCCAACAGACGATTTGTATTCTGTGTTACTGGCATCTGAGGCTAATGGTAAAAAGCTGACTAAAGAAGAAGTTAAAGGTGTTATTATTCTAACTTTTGCTGGCGGTAGAGATACCGTTATAAATGCCGTTACAAATTCCATTTCTTATTTTTCCGAACATCCAGAATCATTAGAAAGGTTGCGCAATGAGCCTGAAATATTGAATAACACTATAGAAGAATTAATTAGATATTTTTCGCCGCTAACACAAATGGGAAGAATTACAACCGAAGATACTACCGTTTGTGAACATGCACTTAAAGCAGATAGTAAAATATCGCTTTGTTGGGCTTCTGCCAATCGTGATGCCAATGTGTTCGAGAATGCAAATGAAATTGTTATCGACAGAAAAATAAATCCGCATGTAGCATTTGGCTTTGGCACGCATAACTGCTTAGGAGCAACACATGCTAGACAAATACTAAAAATTTTGATTTCAACTTTATTAGATGAAGTCAAATCAATAGATATCCTAGATTACAAAGAAAATATTGAAGATTTAGGTCACTTTAAACGTAAAGTAGGCTTTGACAGTTTACACGTTAAATTCAACTCTTAA
- a CDS encoding alpha/beta hydrolase has protein sequence MSIFRTTEISNPEFESNHLRFITVKTPNLKGRGDICVFVPPGENLKDLPIVTLLHGVYGSAWIWAHKAGVHFTVLRMMTEGLIKPMVVAMPSDGLWGDGSAYLPHNNLDFEKWIVEDVINAVIENINATSSSSNLFISGLSMGGYGALRLAAKYPKKYKGFSGHSSLTNINQMHLFVEEKETNYSQTEELNEDVFKLMQQNKKELPPFRFDCGKDDLLIEYNRALHTKLDNSDINHTYQEFEGKHEWSYWQEHIEKTLVFFNEIK, from the coding sequence ATGTCAATATTTAGAACAACAGAAATATCAAATCCTGAATTTGAAAGTAATCATCTTAGATTTATTACTGTAAAGACTCCTAATCTTAAAGGTCGTGGAGACATTTGTGTATTTGTCCCCCCAGGTGAAAATCTAAAAGACTTACCTATAGTTACGCTTCTTCACGGCGTGTACGGTAGTGCTTGGATTTGGGCACACAAGGCAGGCGTGCACTTTACCGTTTTACGTATGATGACTGAAGGGCTTATCAAGCCTATGGTTGTTGCAATGCCTTCTGACGGATTATGGGGAGATGGCTCGGCATATCTACCTCATAATAATCTTGATTTTGAAAAATGGATTGTTGAAGATGTAATCAATGCAGTTATTGAAAATATTAATGCTACAAGTTCATCATCAAATTTATTTATCTCTGGTCTATCAATGGGTGGTTATGGTGCTTTGCGTCTCGCAGCCAAATATCCTAAAAAATATAAAGGTTTTTCAGGGCATTCTTCTTTAACGAACATTAACCAGATGCATTTATTCGTAGAAGAAAAGGAAACCAACTATAGTCAAACCGAAGAGTTAAACGAAGATGTTTTTAAGTTGATGCAACAAAATAAGAAAGAGCTACCTCCTTTTCGTTTTGATTGTGGTAAAGATGATTTACTAATTGAGTACAATAGAGCACTTCATACAAAACTTGACAACTCAGATATTAATCATACCTACCAAGAATTTGAAGGTAAACACGAGTGGTCTTATTGGCAAGAACATATAGAAAAGACCTTGGTTTTCTTTAACGAAATAAAGTAA
- a CDS encoding Zn-dependent alcohol dehydrogenase: MSIQSKCAIATGDGKFIIDTVTIAEPKADEIIVKIKAAGLCHTDHDSLTWGKPIVIGHEGAGIVEQIGSAITDFKVGDKVILNWATPCMKCFQCQEGNQHICENNSPVTAGGNGFTPGHAHLEGTKWNDTPIERSFNIGTISEYALVKESACVKFNGNLPMPSASIISCGVMTGYGSAVNTAKVTAGSSAVIIGTGGVGLNVIQGARISGASKIIAIDINEERLEMAKQFGATHTILADKNDEGLLQASEKVKTLTESRGADYAFECTAVPALGAAPLAMIRNAGTAVQVSGIEETISIDMNLFEWDKIYINPLYGKCRPQIDFPKLVSLYDKGDLMLDEMITRTYPIENLQQAFDDMLAGKNAKGVIVFE, translated from the coding sequence ATGTCAATACAATCAAAATGTGCAATAGCAACAGGTGATGGTAAATTTATCATAGATACAGTTACTATAGCAGAACCTAAAGCAGATGAAATAATCGTTAAAATAAAAGCTGCCGGACTTTGCCATACCGATCATGATTCTCTAACATGGGGCAAACCAATTGTTATAGGTCATGAAGGCGCAGGCATTGTAGAACAAATAGGCAGCGCCATTACAGATTTTAAGGTTGGTGATAAGGTAATTTTAAATTGGGCTACTCCTTGTATGAAATGTTTTCAGTGTCAAGAAGGCAATCAGCATATTTGCGAAAATAATTCGCCTGTAACCGCTGGCGGAAATGGTTTTACTCCTGGTCACGCTCATTTAGAAGGAACAAAATGGAATGATACCCCTATTGAGCGTTCTTTTAATATTGGTACTATTTCTGAGTATGCTTTAGTGAAAGAATCTGCATGCGTCAAATTTAATGGTAATCTACCTATGCCCTCTGCAAGTATTATTAGTTGTGGGGTTATGACGGGTTATGGTTCTGCTGTGAATACGGCAAAAGTAACCGCAGGAAGTTCTGCCGTAATTATTGGTACTGGAGGAGTTGGCTTAAATGTTATACAAGGTGCTAGAATTTCTGGAGCATCAAAAATTATAGCTATTGACATTAATGAAGAGCGTCTTGAAATGGCAAAACAGTTTGGGGCAACCCATACTATTCTAGCAGATAAAAATGATGAAGGTTTACTACAGGCATCAGAAAAAGTAAAAACACTAACAGAAAGTAGAGGTGCAGATTATGCTTTTGAGTGTACAGCCGTTCCGGCATTAGGTGCAGCACCCTTAGCAATGATTAGAAATGCAGGTACAGCTGTACAAGTTAGTGGTATTGAAGAAACCATTTCTATAGATATGAACTTATTTGAATGGGATAAAATTTACATTAATCCCCTTTACGGTAAATGTCGTCCGCAGATAGATTTTCCAAAATTGGTAAGCTTGTATGATAAAGGAGATTTGATGTTAGATGAAATGATTACCAGAACATACCCTATTGAAAATCTACAACAAGCTTTTGATGATATGCTGGCAGGTAAAAATGCTAAAGGTGTAATCGTTTTCGAATAA